A single region of the Rhizobium sp. NLR16a genome encodes:
- a CDS encoding GGDEF domain-containing protein has product MMLDYNSLLLALGVSAACLAVTLMGSWLVRRAETVLLTATIGLVLVVSGIFVYSAYVSRPDTGFAIGSFMLFHAGFATIWGAGKQFLTGRLSIVATAIRALAAMTFSIVPMVSGYDGLAFIADNLAIALLLFATARQYWLARAEAPAPLLGIAALYTLTAISFVLCAAVLIADGKLVLGKAPSNWAEDLSLAVCIAGMTGIGALSLALHQWRLAARHRLEAITDPLTGLLNRRAVFDEYGTRPMGSTTAIIVFDIDHFKSVNDRYGHASGDRVITVFAEELAANCRPGDTAARLGGEEFALVLKQVMPGRAELTAERIRRAFEAREIPIDGEVLRCTVSVGVAPGRSQPLDFDTMLSAADKALYAAKRAGRNRVELAAHLQAVPLEASRTAS; this is encoded by the coding sequence ATGATGCTTGACTACAACTCCCTTTTGCTGGCGCTCGGCGTCTCCGCGGCCTGCCTTGCCGTCACATTGATGGGAAGCTGGCTGGTGCGCCGGGCCGAAACCGTGCTGCTCACCGCCACCATCGGTCTGGTCCTGGTCGTCAGCGGCATTTTCGTCTACAGCGCCTATGTGAGCAGGCCTGATACAGGTTTCGCCATTGGCAGTTTCATGCTGTTCCATGCCGGCTTCGCCACCATCTGGGGCGCGGGCAAACAGTTCCTTACCGGCCGCCTGTCGATCGTTGCCACTGCCATCCGGGCCCTGGCGGCGATGACCTTCTCGATCGTGCCGATGGTTTCCGGATATGACGGTTTAGCCTTCATCGCCGACAATCTCGCCATCGCCCTGCTGCTCTTTGCCACCGCCCGGCAATATTGGCTCGCCCGCGCCGAAGCCCCGGCGCCGCTGCTCGGCATCGCGGCGCTCTATACGCTGACGGCAATTTCCTTCGTTCTCTGCGCCGCCGTGCTGATTGCCGATGGCAAGCTGGTGCTCGGCAAGGCGCCCAGCAACTGGGCGGAGGATCTGAGCCTTGCCGTCTGCATCGCCGGCATGACCGGCATCGGCGCGCTGTCGCTGGCGCTGCATCAATGGCGGCTCGCCGCCCGCCATCGCCTCGAGGCGATCACCGATCCGCTGACCGGCCTGCTCAACCGCCGCGCCGTCTTCGACGAGTACGGCACGCGCCCAATGGGATCGACCACCGCCATCATCGTCTTCGATATCGACCATTTCAAATCCGTCAACGACCGCTATGGCCATGCGAGCGGCGACCGCGTGATCACCGTCTTCGCCGAGGAACTCGCCGCCAATTGCCGCCCTGGCGATACCGCCGCGAGGCTCGGGGGCGAAGAATTTGCGCTGGTGCTGAAACAGGTCATGCCAGGCCGGGCCGAACTGACGGCTGAGCGGATCCGCAGGGCCTTCGAGGCGCGAGAGATTCCGATCGACGGTGAGGTGTTGAGATGCACAGTGAGCGTCGGCGTTGCGCCCGGCCGCTCGCAGCCACTGGATTTCGACACCATGCTGAGTGCCGCCGATAAGGCGCTTTACGCCGCCAAGCGCGC
- the pyrC gene encoding dihydroorotase, which translates to MQSITIRRPDDWHLHLRDGAMLEGVIADTSRTFARAIIMPNLVPPVVTTADAKAYRERILKALPDGHRFQPLMTLYLTEHTSPDDVAEGAKSGLITAVKLYPAGATTNSHGGVRDMEKAMPVLERMAAIGLPLCVHGEVTTPDVDIFDREAVFIDTVLDPLRRRLPELRVTMEHVTTADGIDYIKAAKSNLAGSITTHHLIINRNTILVGGIRPHYYCLPVAKRENHRLALRAAAVSGDKRFFLGTDSAPHVDPLKECACGCAGIYTSINTMSCLAHVFEEEGALDRLEAFASLNGPAWYGLQPNEERITLSKQAEPVVFPAKIETGAGPVTVFDPMFPLHWQVVT; encoded by the coding sequence ATGCAATCGATCACCATCCGCCGTCCCGACGACTGGCACCTGCATCTGCGCGACGGCGCCATGCTGGAAGGCGTGATCGCCGATACGAGCCGCACCTTCGCCCGCGCCATCATCATGCCCAATCTGGTGCCGCCGGTCGTCACCACCGCGGATGCGAAGGCCTATCGCGAGCGCATCCTCAAGGCGTTGCCGGACGGCCACCGCTTTCAGCCGCTGATGACGCTTTATCTGACCGAACACACCAGCCCCGACGATGTGGCGGAGGGTGCGAAGAGCGGCCTCATCACCGCCGTCAAGCTTTATCCCGCCGGCGCCACCACCAATTCGCATGGCGGCGTGCGTGACATGGAGAAGGCGATGCCGGTGCTGGAGCGCATGGCTGCGATCGGTCTGCCGCTCTGCGTCCATGGCGAGGTGACGACGCCCGATGTCGATATTTTCGACCGTGAGGCCGTCTTCATCGACACCGTGCTCGATCCGCTGCGCCGGCGCCTGCCCGAATTGAGGGTGACGATGGAGCATGTGACGACCGCAGACGGCATCGATTACATCAAGGCGGCCAAATCAAACCTCGCCGGCTCGATCACCACCCACCATCTGATCATCAACCGCAACACGATCCTCGTCGGCGGCATCCGCCCGCATTATTACTGTCTGCCGGTCGCCAAGCGCGAGAACCACCGGCTGGCGCTGCGCGCCGCCGCCGTCAGCGGCGACAAACGCTTCTTCCTCGGCACCGATTCCGCCCCGCATGTCGATCCGCTGAAGGAATGCGCCTGCGGCTGCGCCGGCATCTACACCTCGATCAATACGATGAGCTGCCTTGCCCATGTCTTCGAGGAGGAGGGTGCGCTCGACAGGCTCGAAGCCTTCGCCTCGCTGAACGGGCCGGCCTGGTACGGGCTTCAGCCGAACGAGGAACGGATCACGCTGTCGAAGCAGGCCGAGCCGGTCGTCTTTCCCGCCAAGATAGAAACCGGCGCCGGCCCGGTAACGGTCTTCGATCCGATGTTTCCCCTGCATTGGCAGGTAGTGACGTAG
- a CDS encoding nucleoside triphosphate hydrolase yields MSVRIDDIAGEVLSRAGDAKRFLIAVAGPPGAGKSTMADNLAAALKAKGESAAVLPMDGFHMDNAILIERGLLARKGIPETFDVRGFLDIIRAVRRADQEVLAPVFDRSRELAIASARPIDPKDRFIIVEGNYLLFTQGKWAELDGIFDFSIMLAPPIAVLEERLWARWRGYNLDEEAASAKVYGNDLPNGRLILENRRPADVTLEIALA; encoded by the coding sequence ATGAGCGTACGCATCGACGACATCGCCGGCGAGGTGCTTTCCCGCGCCGGCGATGCCAAGCGTTTCCTGATCGCCGTCGCCGGGCCGCCGGGGGCGGGTAAATCGACCATGGCCGACAATCTGGCGGCGGCGCTGAAAGCCAAGGGCGAAAGCGCCGCAGTCCTGCCGATGGACGGCTTCCACATGGACAATGCCATCCTGATCGAGCGCGGCCTCTTGGCGCGCAAGGGCATTCCCGAGACCTTCGATGTCAGAGGCTTCCTCGATATCATCCGCGCCGTCCGCCGGGCCGACCAGGAGGTTCTGGCGCCGGTCTTCGACCGTTCCCGGGAACTCGCCATCGCCTCGGCCCGGCCGATCGATCCCAAGGACCGTTTCATCATCGTCGAGGGCAATTATCTGCTCTTCACGCAGGGCAAATGGGCCGAGCTCGACGGCATCTTCGATTTTTCGATCATGCTGGCGCCGCCGATCGCGGTGCTCGAGGAGCGGCTCTGGGCACGCTGGCGCGGTTACAACCTCGATGAGGAGGCCGCCAGCGCCAAGGTTTACGGCAACGACCTACCGAACGGCCGGCTGATCCTCGAAAATCGCCGCCCGGCCGATGTGACGCTGGAGATCGCGCTGGCATAA
- a CDS encoding ATP-binding cassette domain-containing protein produces MAVEPILTARGLVKRYGRVTALDNADFDLYPGEILAVIGDNGAGKSSLIKAISGAVTPDEGVITLEGRQVQFRSPMEAREAGIETVYQNLALSPALSIADNMFLGREIRKKGPLGSLFRMLDRPAMEKLARNKLSELGLMTIQNINQAVETLSGGQRQGVAVARAAAFGSKVIIMDEPTAALGVKESRRVLELILDVRARGLPIVLISHNMPHVFEVADRIHIHRLGRRLTVINPKEYTMSDAVAFMTGAKAVPTEPVAA; encoded by the coding sequence ATGGCTGTCGAACCCATTCTCACCGCCCGCGGCCTCGTCAAGCGTTATGGACGCGTGACCGCGCTCGACAATGCCGATTTCGACCTCTACCCGGGTGAAATCCTTGCCGTCATCGGCGATAACGGCGCCGGCAAGTCGTCGCTCATCAAGGCCATTTCAGGTGCGGTCACCCCCGACGAGGGCGTGATTACGCTCGAAGGCCGGCAGGTGCAGTTCCGCTCACCGATGGAGGCGCGCGAAGCCGGCATCGAAACCGTCTACCAGAACCTTGCTCTGTCGCCAGCGCTGTCGATCGCCGACAACATGTTCCTCGGCCGCGAGATCCGCAAAAAGGGTCCGCTCGGCTCGCTGTTCCGCATGCTCGACCGGCCGGCCATGGAAAAGCTGGCGCGCAACAAGCTCTCCGAACTCGGCCTGATGACCATCCAGAACATCAACCAGGCGGTGGAGACGCTGTCCGGCGGTCAGCGCCAGGGTGTCGCCGTCGCCCGCGCCGCAGCCTTCGGCTCGAAGGTCATCATCATGGACGAACCGACGGCCGCGCTCGGCGTCAAGGAAAGCCGGCGCGTGCTGGAGCTGATCCTCGACGTGCGCGCCCGCGGCCTGCCGATCGTGCTGATCTCGCACAATATGCCGCATGTCTTCGAGGTCGCCGACCGGATCCATATCCACCGTCTCGGCCGGCGCCTGACGGTGATCAATCCGAAGGAGTACACCATGTCCGACGCCGTCGCCTTCATGACCGGCGCCAAGGCGGTGCCGACGGAGCCCGTTGCGGCATGA
- a CDS encoding ABC transporter permease, with product MTGAQEFERVLDGSDKNVASFEHQGVPLIKRAQHFLHSTPAAVPLIVLVLAIIIFGIALGGRFFSSYTLTLILQQIAIVGILGAAQTLVILTAGIDLSIGVIMVISAVIMGNVAITYGIPTPIAVIGGLLVGGLCGLLNGFLVAFMKLPPFIVTLGTWNIVMATNFIYSANETIRDTDVDEQAPLLHLFAASFKVGSAVLTLGVIAMVLLVLLLWYVLNHTAWGRHVYAVGDDPEAAKLSGIQTKRVLLTVYTLSGVIAAFAAWVSIGRNGSISPSSAVTDYNLQAITATVIGGISLFGGRGSILGTLFGAMIVGVVSMGLNMLGADPQWKVLLTGVLIIAAVAIDQWIRKVSV from the coding sequence ATGACCGGAGCACAGGAATTCGAACGCGTCCTCGACGGCAGCGACAAGAACGTCGCCTCCTTCGAGCACCAGGGCGTCCCGCTGATCAAGCGTGCCCAGCATTTTCTGCACTCGACACCGGCCGCCGTGCCGCTGATCGTATTGGTGCTGGCGATCATCATCTTCGGGATAGCGCTCGGCGGACGTTTCTTCTCGTCCTATACGCTGACGCTGATCCTGCAGCAGATCGCCATCGTCGGCATTCTTGGCGCCGCCCAGACGCTGGTCATCCTGACGGCCGGCATCGATCTTTCGATCGGCGTCATCATGGTGATCTCGGCCGTCATCATGGGCAATGTCGCCATCACCTACGGCATACCGACGCCGATCGCGGTGATTGGAGGCCTGCTGGTCGGCGGCCTGTGCGGCCTGCTGAACGGCTTCCTCGTCGCCTTCATGAAGCTGCCGCCCTTCATCGTCACGCTCGGCACCTGGAATATCGTCATGGCGACGAATTTTATCTATTCCGCCAATGAGACGATCCGCGACACCGATGTCGACGAACAGGCGCCGCTGCTGCATCTTTTCGCCGCGAGCTTCAAGGTAGGCAGCGCCGTGCTCACCCTCGGCGTTATTGCCATGGTGCTGCTCGTGCTGCTGCTCTGGTATGTGCTCAACCACACCGCCTGGGGCCGGCATGTCTATGCGGTCGGCGACGATCCGGAAGCCGCCAAGCTCTCCGGTATCCAGACGAAGAGGGTGCTGCTCACCGTCTATACACTGTCGGGCGTCATCGCCGCCTTCGCCGCCTGGGTCTCGATTGGCCGCAACGGCTCGATTTCGCCGTCCTCGGCGGTGACCGATTATAACCTCCAGGCGATCACCGCCACCGTGATCGGCGGCATCTCGCTCTTCGGCGGCCGCGGTTCCATTCTCGGCACGCTATTCGGGGCCATGATCGTCGGCGTCGTGTCGATGGGCCTCAACATGCTCGGCGCCGATCCGCAATGGAAAGTCCTTTTGACCGGCGTGCTGATCATCGCCGCCGTCGCCATCGATCAGTGGATCAGAAAGGTTTCGGTATGA
- a CDS encoding sugar ABC transporter substrate-binding protein: MKKSVLAFGALALGVAFSAPAMAADVSACLITKTDTNPFFVKMKEGATAKAKELGVSLKSYAGKIDGDSESQVAAIESCIADGAKGILLTASDTKGIVPAVKKARDAGLLVIALDTPLEPADAADATFATDNLLAGKLIGQWAKETLGDKAKDAKVGFLDLTPSQPTVDVLRDQGFMMGFGIDPKNPDKIGDEDDKRIVGHDVTNGNEEGGRKAMENLLQKDPSINVIHTINEPAAVGAYQALKAVGMEKNVLIVSVDGGCPGVKSVKEGVIGATSQQYPLLMASLGIEAIKKFADSGEKPKPTEGKSFFDTGVSLVTDKPVSGLKSIDTKEGTDKCWG; encoded by the coding sequence ATGAAGAAATCAGTTCTCGCTTTTGGCGCGCTCGCGCTCGGTGTCGCTTTTTCTGCTCCGGCGATGGCGGCTGACGTTTCCGCCTGCCTCATCACCAAGACCGACACCAATCCCTTTTTCGTCAAGATGAAGGAAGGTGCGACGGCCAAGGCCAAGGAACTCGGCGTTTCGCTGAAGTCCTACGCCGGCAAGATCGACGGTGACAGCGAAAGCCAGGTCGCAGCGATCGAAAGCTGCATCGCCGACGGCGCCAAGGGTATTCTGCTGACGGCCTCCGACACCAAGGGCATCGTGCCTGCGGTCAAGAAGGCCCGCGACGCCGGCCTGCTGGTGATCGCGCTCGACACGCCGCTCGAGCCGGCCGATGCCGCCGACGCCACCTTCGCCACCGACAACCTGCTCGCCGGCAAGCTGATCGGCCAGTGGGCCAAGGAAACGCTCGGCGACAAAGCCAAGGACGCCAAGGTCGGCTTCCTCGACCTGACGCCGTCGCAGCCGACGGTCGACGTCCTGCGTGACCAGGGCTTCATGATGGGCTTCGGCATCGATCCGAAGAACCCGGACAAGATCGGCGACGAAGACGACAAGCGCATCGTCGGCCATGACGTGACGAACGGCAACGAGGAAGGCGGCCGCAAGGCCATGGAAAACCTTCTGCAGAAGGATCCGAGCATCAACGTCATCCACACGATCAACGAGCCGGCCGCTGTCGGCGCCTACCAGGCGCTGAAGGCCGTCGGCATGGAAAAGAACGTGCTGATCGTCTCGGTCGACGGCGGCTGCCCGGGCGTCAAGTCGGTCAAGGAAGGCGTCATCGGCGCCACCTCGCAGCAATATCCGCTGCTGATGGCATCGCTCGGCATCGAGGCGATCAAGAAGTTCGCCGACTCGGGTGAAAAGCCGAAGCCGACCGAAGGCAAGTCCTTCTTCGACACCGGCGTCTCGCTCGTGACCGACAAGCCGGTTTCCGGCCTCAAGTCGATCGACACCAAGGAAGGCACCGACAAGTGCTGGGGCTGA
- a CDS encoding ROK family transcriptional regulator: MSSLDGPEHTPVPPPILNPAGGANQVRVRAYNERLVLSLVRLYGALSKADIARRSGLSAQTVSVIMRVLEKEGLLSRGAPVRGRVGQPSIPMHLNPDAVYSFGLKIGRRSADLVLMDFVGRIRMQLHRTYAYPLPHEILAFVTSGIREIEDQLDEKQRGRIAGLGIAAPFELWNWADEVGAPPGAMEVWRDVDLQADIAARVSHPVFLQNDATSACGAELVFGVGPSYPDFVYFFIGSFIGGGIVLNSAIFSGRTGTAGAIGPLPVRDRNGETKQLLEIASIFVLENMLRERGIDPEPLWYSADDWVDFGEPMEAWIQDTAKALAQAIVAAASIVDFSAAVIDGGFPHWVRSRIVQATIDEAAKLDLQGVVMPEIIEGAVGAQARAIGGASLPIFARYLTDQNVLFKEVDHAEGT; this comes from the coding sequence ATGTCGTCTTTGGATGGACCGGAACACACACCGGTCCCGCCGCCAATTTTAAATCCGGCCGGTGGTGCTAACCAGGTCAGGGTGCGCGCCTATAACGAACGGCTCGTGCTGTCGCTGGTGCGCCTTTACGGCGCGCTGTCGAAGGCCGATATCGCGCGCCGCAGCGGGCTTTCGGCCCAGACCGTCTCGGTCATCATGCGGGTCCTGGAAAAGGAAGGGCTGCTGTCGCGCGGGGCGCCGGTGCGCGGCCGGGTCGGCCAGCCGTCGATCCCGATGCATCTCAATCCCGACGCCGTCTATTCCTTCGGCCTGAAGATCGGTCGGCGCAGCGCCGATCTGGTGCTGATGGATTTCGTCGGCCGCATCCGGATGCAGCTGCACCGGACCTATGCCTATCCGCTGCCGCATGAAATCCTCGCCTTCGTCACCTCGGGCATCCGCGAGATCGAAGACCAGCTCGACGAAAAGCAGCGCGGCCGCATTGCCGGCCTCGGCATCGCCGCGCCTTTCGAACTCTGGAACTGGGCCGATGAGGTCGGAGCGCCGCCGGGCGCCATGGAGGTCTGGCGGGATGTCGACCTGCAGGCCGATATCGCCGCGCGCGTCTCCCATCCCGTCTTCCTGCAGAATGATGCGACCAGCGCCTGTGGCGCCGAACTCGTCTTCGGCGTCGGCCCGTCCTATCCCGACTTCGTCTATTTCTTCATCGGCTCCTTCATCGGCGGCGGCATCGTCCTGAATTCGGCGATCTTTTCCGGCCGTACCGGCACGGCGGGCGCAATCGGGCCGCTGCCGGTGCGCGACAGGAACGGCGAAACCAAGCAATTGCTCGAAATCGCCTCGATCTTCGTGCTGGAAAACATGCTGCGTGAGCGCGGCATCGATCCCGAGCCGCTCTGGTATTCGGCCGACGACTGGGTGGATTTCGGCGAGCCGATGGAGGCATGGATCCAGGACACCGCCAAGGCGCTCGCGCAGGCGATCGTCGCCGCCGCCTCGATCGTCGATTTCAGCGCCGCCGTCATCGACGGCGGCTTTCCCCATTGGGTGCGCAGCCGCATCGTGCAGGCGACGATCGACGAAGCCGCCAAGCTCGACCTGCAGGGCGTCGTCATGCCCGAAATCATCGAGGGCGCGGTCGGCGCGCAGGCACGCGCCATCGGCGGCGCCAGCCTGCCGATCTTTGCGCGCTATCTCACCGACCAGAACGTACTCTTCAAGGAGGTAGACCATGCTGAAGGGACTTGA
- a CDS encoding RbsD/FucU domain-containing protein, producing MLKGLDPLLSPELLFTLRAMGHGDEIAIVDGNYPGVEDARRLIRLDGHHLIPVLDAVLSVLPIDDFVPEAIFRSTVKAERDKLDPVHEEMIDCCARHEPHRQVVPLVGQDFYGRVRAAHALIQTSEPRLYANIILRKGVIYPKEAGAQPGEVDPFVY from the coding sequence ATGCTGAAGGGACTTGATCCGCTCTTGAGCCCGGAATTGCTTTTCACACTTCGGGCCATGGGCCACGGCGACGAAATCGCCATCGTCGACGGCAATTATCCCGGAGTCGAAGATGCCCGCCGGCTGATCCGGCTCGACGGCCACCACCTCATCCCGGTGCTCGACGCCGTGCTCAGCGTGCTGCCGATCGACGATTTCGTGCCGGAAGCGATCTTCCGCTCGACTGTCAAGGCCGAGCGCGACAAGCTCGATCCGGTGCATGAGGAGATGATCGACTGCTGCGCCCGCCACGAGCCGCATCGCCAGGTGGTGCCGCTGGTCGGCCAGGATTTCTACGGTCGGGTGCGGGCCGCCCATGCGCTGATCCAGACCAGCGAGCCCAGGCTCTATGCCAACATCATCCTGCGCAAGGGGGTGATCTATCCGAAGGAGGCAGGCGCCCAGCCGGGCGAGGTCGATCCGTTCGTCTACTAA
- a CDS encoding RidA family protein: MAIIEQRLAEMGLELPEPLKVREGLRLPFAWVRLRGTRAYISGHVACNRDGTLANPLGKVGAEVSPEEGYASARLVALAHLASLKRVLGDLDRVTAWLRVFAMVNVASDFNETPLVTNGYSDLILALYGPDVGAHARSSIGMAIPLNAPVNCEAEVEIDG; encoded by the coding sequence ATGGCCATCATCGAACAACGTCTGGCCGAAATGGGTCTGGAATTGCCCGAGCCTTTGAAGGTTCGCGAGGGGCTGCGTTTGCCCTTCGCCTGGGTTCGCCTGCGCGGCACGCGCGCTTACATTTCCGGTCATGTCGCGTGCAACCGCGATGGAACACTGGCAAATCCCCTTGGCAAGGTGGGCGCCGAGGTTTCGCCGGAGGAGGGCTACGCGTCGGCGCGGCTCGTTGCGCTCGCCCATCTCGCCAGCCTCAAGCGGGTCCTCGGAGACCTCGATCGGGTCACGGCATGGCTTCGCGTCTTCGCCATGGTGAACGTTGCTTCTGACTTCAACGAAACGCCGCTGGTCACCAACGGCTATTCGGATCTGATCCTGGCGCTGTACGGGCCTGATGTCGGCGCCCATGCCCGCTCGTCCATCGGCATGGCCATCCCCTTGAATGCGCCGGTGAACTGCGAAGCGGAAGTCGAAATCGACGGGTGA
- a CDS encoding cupin domain-containing protein — translation MTNQATQSKKSEPFLASVVRAGGSHVARQGSVYCSGVSAESTGSTMLWLGTISLPAGRRTGAHRHEGHETALLMTAGRQIEIWSGAALERCETVRPGDYLFIPAGVPHVAVNRSSEDAEFLGARNDPAANESVVLMPELDTIVP, via the coding sequence ATGACGAACCAGGCAACGCAATCGAAGAAATCCGAACCATTCCTTGCGAGCGTCGTGCGCGCCGGCGGCAGCCATGTCGCCAGGCAGGGATCGGTCTATTGTTCCGGCGTCTCGGCTGAAAGCACCGGCTCAACCATGCTGTGGCTCGGGACGATTTCGCTGCCCGCGGGGCGGCGAACCGGCGCCCACCGCCATGAGGGACACGAGACGGCGCTTTTGATGACCGCCGGTCGGCAGATCGAGATCTGGTCGGGAGCAGCGCTGGAACGGTGTGAAACGGTTCGCCCCGGCGATTACCTGTTCATTCCGGCCGGCGTTCCGCATGTCGCCGTCAACCGCAGCAGCGAAGACGCCGAATTTCTCGGCGCTCGCAACGACCCCGCAGCCAATGAGAGCGTCGTTCTCATGCCGGAGCTCGACACGATCGTCCCCTGA
- a CDS encoding winged helix-turn-helix domain-containing protein — MNTQPLAFGHLRFIAENGCLLRDNRPVAIGARGASLLAALLSAQGGVVSKSALMDAVWPGLAVEESNLSVQIAALRKLLGPTSDGGEWIVTVPRVGYRFSGEVESRTDGADSGRHAEAGPIPGIAVLPFENLGGDVERQYLADGVADDLIMALARFRWFRVASRGASFSRRNGSKDPQSVARDLGVDFLVDGAIRQSGNRIRISVHLADTAKGATIWSEHYDLQLAELFAVQDAIAERIAAAVEPELLLRHGLPVAPHTGNITAWDLVRQGTFNFHKVTQPTHLLARRFFRDAAGLDPMLPEAQIWRARVNAGLIAYGWTDNPAEDGKEGLDAALRAIYLDARNPYSHYALAIVSVYTGRPEQAILAAERAIELGSSFALGHLVLGMARLFCGDAAGALKPLAHGLELNPHDPQNGVWFSLLMLARFFSGDVDGALETGRTALKARPDWPALLRIQACCHRALGDRQQAHRFAAAASDLPEPAGDALGPFRAGNTEWAVRLNGLLREAEL; from the coding sequence ATGAACACGCAGCCCCTTGCATTCGGTCACCTCAGGTTCATTGCCGAGAACGGATGTCTTCTCCGCGACAACAGGCCTGTCGCCATCGGCGCCCGCGGCGCCTCGCTGCTCGCCGCACTGCTTTCGGCACAGGGCGGTGTGGTCTCGAAGTCCGCCCTGATGGACGCCGTTTGGCCGGGATTGGCCGTCGAGGAAAGCAATCTTTCCGTTCAGATTGCCGCCCTTCGCAAGCTGCTCGGACCCACATCGGACGGCGGCGAATGGATCGTCACGGTCCCTCGGGTCGGCTACAGATTTTCCGGTGAGGTGGAGAGCCGCACTGACGGCGCCGATAGCGGCCGGCATGCCGAGGCCGGTCCGATCCCGGGAATTGCCGTCCTGCCGTTCGAAAATCTGGGCGGCGATGTTGAAAGACAATATCTCGCCGACGGTGTCGCCGACGACCTGATCATGGCACTTGCCCGGTTCAGATGGTTCCGCGTCGCTTCACGGGGGGCGAGTTTCAGCAGGAGGAATGGCTCGAAGGATCCGCAGTCTGTCGCGCGCGACCTCGGCGTCGATTTCCTGGTGGATGGGGCCATCCGCCAGAGCGGCAATCGGATCCGCATATCGGTGCACCTCGCCGACACCGCGAAAGGCGCCACGATCTGGTCCGAACATTACGATCTTCAGCTGGCCGAGCTCTTCGCCGTGCAGGACGCCATCGCCGAGCGGATTGCAGCGGCGGTCGAACCCGAGCTGCTGCTGCGCCACGGGCTTCCGGTTGCTCCCCATACCGGCAACATCACGGCCTGGGATCTCGTGCGGCAAGGCACGTTCAATTTTCACAAGGTCACGCAGCCCACCCACCTTCTCGCACGCCGTTTCTTCCGCGACGCGGCTGGGCTCGACCCCATGCTTCCGGAAGCGCAGATCTGGCGGGCGCGGGTGAATGCCGGCCTGATCGCCTACGGCTGGACTGATAACCCTGCGGAAGACGGCAAGGAAGGATTGGATGCGGCGCTGCGGGCCATCTACCTCGACGCGCGAAATCCGTACTCACACTATGCGCTGGCGATCGTGTCGGTTTACACGGGCAGACCCGAGCAGGCGATCCTGGCGGCGGAACGGGCGATCGAGCTCGGTTCGAGCTTCGCCCTGGGGCATCTCGTCCTCGGCATGGCTCGCCTGTTTTGCGGCGATGCGGCCGGCGCGCTGAAGCCCTTGGCGCACGGCCTCGAACTCAACCCGCACGATCCGCAGAACGGCGTCTGGTTCAGCCTGCTGATGCTCGCACGGTTCTTTTCCGGCGACGTCGACGGCGCGCTCGAGACCGGGCGCACGGCGCTGAAGGCGCGGCCTGACTGGCCGGCGCTGCTGCGCATTCAGGCGTGCTGCCACCGGGCCTTGGGAGATCGCCAGCAGGCGCACCGCTTTGCCGCCGCGGCAAGCGACCTTCCCGAACCAGCCGGCGATGCGCTCGGTCCGTTCAGAGCTGGCAACACGGAATGGGCGGTCCGCCTGAACGGGCTGCTGCGCGAGGCGGAGCTTTGA
- a CDS encoding nuclear transport factor 2 family protein: protein MDGDVKILQHIYERFNSRDIDAVLAALAEDVVWANGMDGGHVHGREAVREYWTRQWSMIDPHVEPFGFHRTADGAIIADVRQSVRDLQGQPLQGQKTVGHMFRFRDGKVTRFDIRDAA from the coding sequence ATGGACGGCGATGTCAAAATTCTCCAACACATCTACGAGCGCTTCAACTCACGGGACATAGACGCCGTGCTGGCAGCGCTGGCCGAAGATGTCGTCTGGGCCAACGGCATGGATGGCGGCCACGTCCATGGGCGCGAGGCGGTGCGGGAATATTGGACGCGTCAGTGGTCGATGATCGATCCCCACGTCGAGCCCTTCGGTTTTCACCGGACAGCGGACGGCGCAATCATCGCCGACGTCCGGCAGTCGGTCCGTGACCTGCAAGGCCAACCCCTTCAAGGACAGAAGACGGTCGGGCACATGTTCCGGTTCCGGGACGGCAAGGTGACCCGCTTCGACATTCGGGATGCCGCCTGA